The sequence below is a genomic window from bacterium.
CCTCTGCGCCTATGTCGACGAAGACGCGCTCGAGACGCCCGGAACGTTCGAAGCCGAGCTCGCTCGTCCGACGGGCAACAACGCGACCGGCGTGGTGCTCCAGTACGGTGTACTCGTTCTCGAAGTGCACCGAGTGGGCTTCAATCGGCAGCAGATCGCCATGATCGGGTGACGCGATCTCTGTGGTGTATACGGACCTCGTCGGCCAGAGGCTGAAAAGGAGTCCGACGATCGAGATCGCCAGCAAAGAGAGGACGAGGGGTTTCGACATGGCTTGGATCCTCAGGCGGGGGAGCGCGGCTTGGCCCCGTCGATGAAATTGCGGAGAAACGGTTCGACCAGATCATCGAGACTGCGGCCCAGGTTCAGCTTGCCGGACAAGTGGAGGGTCACGATGCCGTGAAGAGAGACCCAGGAGACATGTGCGAGGGTGACCGGGTCGCCGTGGATTTTCCCCGCAGCAACGGCTCCGCTCATGGCGTCGCAGAGTGTCTGCCAGCCAGATTCGAGATGGGCTTCGGATTCGGGTTGGGCGTCGGCTGCCTCCGGCAGCTTTCGGGGGTCGAGCTGGAACATCACGCGATAGGCGGCCGGTTCGTCGAGTCCAAACTGCACGTAGTCATGCGCGAGCGCGATGATCCGCTGGAAAGGATCGGGCTCGTGTCGTGCGATCTGCTGCATCCGGTTGCTCAATCGGCCAAAGGCTGCAGCCCGAACCGCCTCGAAGATCTCTTCTTTGTTTTCGAAGTAGCGGTAGGGGGTCATCGCGCTGCAGCCCATCTCCTCGGCGATGGCGCGCAGGGTGACTCCCTCGAAACCTCGCTCTGCGAACAGGCGCGTCGCGATCGCACAGAGATCGCCTCGGAAGGAGTGGACCTGTTCACTGGTCAGGCTTCGGGGCACAGATCGATCTTACGACGTAAATTTACAAAGTAAACCCTTATCTAGATCGAGCGGCGCCCGAAGGGCGGGTGAAAACCCCTCCGGACGTTGACTTGCGGAGGTGGCCTGCCGGTCGCGAAATTCTGAGACATGGGATTCTGGGACGTGGGACCGACTCCGGCCGGCTCCTCCAATACGCGCTAACGACGCTTCAGCTCTTCGGATCGTGTCTGGTAGAAGTCTTCGATGGGTCCGAACGCGGGATTGCTTTTGAAGTCGCGCCGGGTCTGGTCGAGGATCTCATCATTGGACTTGTCTCTGTCCCAGCCCGAGGCCTGGGGTTGCTGGACGTGCCACGGGCTGTCGCAGAAGATCTCGATTCCGTTTCCTTCCGGGTCCTTGAAGTAGATTGACCAGGCATTGCCATGCGTGAGTGGAAGGCGATTGCCCACCCGGCCGTCCTCGGCGAGTCGCGCGTCCATGAGCTTCACGTCGTCGAGTGAATCCACCCGGAATGCGAAGTGATCGACTGTGTTGGGTGGGTTCTCGTCCCGGAGTCCGTCCACGAATGCGAATTGGTGGTGATTAGTGTCGCTCTGGCTGAGGAACACGATCTCAGAACCTTCGGCGCCGGGGGCCGGAAACGGGCCCCGGTCCGTGATCTCGAAGCCGAGCACGTTCGTTTAGAAGTCGAGCATATCGTCCATGTTCCTGACGAGGATAGCGGTATGGGACCAGCGCAATTGCCTCTTGGAGTCCCTTCGAGGTTTGATAGGCCATATGGAAGCATTGCACGCCTGGCTCAGTGTTGCTCCAGGGGAAGGTGCGCGATGCGAGCGGCTTCTTCGGCGTCGATGCCGAGAATGCGCAAGACCATCGCGGCGCTGGTCTCGATCGCATCGTCGCCTAACGTTTCCAGATTCAACGCATTGAGTACGCCGGTCAGCGCGCCGTCCACGAAGTTCCAGGTCGTGCGCCGATCTTCGATGCGAAAACGTCTGCTCGCCACACCCCGAGCCAGGTCTTCTTCGGGAGGGCCGCTCATTCCTTCGGCCATCCCGCGAAACGGTGTTCCCGAGTGGAACACGTACCAGTTCCAGAGGGGATCGCCGAGGATGCTGCGAAGCGCGATGCGAAGGCCGGTGGCCAGGCGAAAGGCGGGGTCTTCTGCACCTCCAGTGGCCCGGTTCACGCGCTCGTGCAGTCGATCGACCAGGCGATCGACGATCGGGCCCAGCACGTCTCCCTTTGTCAGGAAATGGAGGTAGAAGGTGCCGTGTCCCACGTCGGCGGCTTCGGTGATGTCGTGGATGGTCACGGCCTCGACGCCCCGGTCGCGCATCAAGCGCTCCGCCGCTTCCACGATTCGAGCCCTTGTTTCCGCGCGTCTCCGCTGGCTGCGGGTCGTCTCCGGCGTTTCGCAGCCTTCCGCTTCCATATTGATGCCCTTGACCGAATTCATGATTGACTATATACCAAAACTGACTATAGTCAATAATCAGTCAAAACCGAGGAGGCCACCCCATGAAGCTCGAAGACGTCGTCCCCGCCGCCCGCGCGCTTACCGCGGCCGCCGCCGATCGGGCGGAAAAGACCGAAGAAGCACGCAGAATTCTGCCGGAAACAGTTCGCGAACTGCGCGAGGCGGGGATGTTCAAGCTCGTTCAGCCTCGGGCCTTCGGAGGGTTTGAACTGGATCCGGTCTCGCTCGTCCGGGCGACTACTGAACTCGCTCGTGGCTGTGGGTCGACCGGTTGGTGCCTGGGAATCCTGGCGATCCACAACTGGATGCTGGGGCTCTACGAGGAGCAGGCCCAGAAGGACGTGTGGGGGGACGACCCGGAGACTCTGCTGGCGGCCTCGTTTGCGCCCACCGGCACGGCCGAGCGGGTCGATGGCGGCATCCTGCTGAGCGGGCGCTGGTCGTTTGCCAGCGGTTGCGATGCCTCCCGCTGGATGATGGTAGGCGCCGCCGTTCCTTCCGATGGTCCCCTCCCTGACCTGCGCATGTTTCTGGTGCCCCAGGAAGAGTATCGGATCGAGGACAACTGGTATGTCAGTGGTCTGGCGGGAACCGGTAGCAAGGACATCGTGGTCGACGGGGCGATCGTGCCGGAGTATCGCTCCATTTCCCTCATCGACGCTTTCAACGGACACTCCCCGGGGCGGGAACTCTATTCGGACAGTCCCCTCTACCGTGTTCCGTTCGCAACCATTCTGCTCTTCGCCCTGGCCGGGCCTGCGCTCGGACTCGCGCGTGGGGCGTACTCGGCGTTCATCGAGCGATCCAAGGTTAGGCAGGTCACCTACAGCGCCGAGAAGGTGTCCGAGCAGACTCCCGTCCACATCCTGATCGGTGAGGCCACCTACGCGATGGATGCCGTGGATCTTCTCTGGGAGCGCGACCTCGCCGAGATTGCCCGGCTGACGTCT
It includes:
- a CDS encoding TetR/AcrR family transcriptional regulator; translated protein: MPRSLTSEQVHSFRGDLCAIATRLFAERGFEGVTLRAIAEEMGCSAMTPYRYFENKEEIFEAVRAAAFGRLSNRMQQIARHEPDPFQRIIALAHDYVQFGLDEPAAYRVMFQLDPRKLPEAADAQPESEAHLESGWQTLCDAMSGAVAAGKIHGDPVTLAHVSWVSLHGIVTLHLSGKLNLGRSLDDLVEPFLRNFIDGAKPRSPA
- a CDS encoding TetR/AcrR family transcriptional regulator, which translates into the protein MNSVKGINMEAEGCETPETTRSQRRRAETRARIVEAAERLMRDRGVEAVTIHDITEAADVGHGTFYLHFLTKGDVLGPIVDRLVDRLHERVNRATGGAEDPAFRLATGLRIALRSILGDPLWNWYVFHSGTPFRGMAEGMSGPPEEDLARGVASRRFRIEDRRTTWNFVDGALTGVLNALNLETLGDDAIETSAAMVLRILGIDAEEAARIAHLPLEQH
- a CDS encoding flavin-dependent monooxygenase, giving the protein MKLEDVVPAARALTAAAADRAEKTEEARRILPETVRELREAGMFKLVQPRAFGGFELDPVSLVRATTELARGCGSTGWCLGILAIHNWMLGLYEEQAQKDVWGDDPETLLAASFAPTGTAERVDGGILLSGRWSFASGCDASRWMMVGAAVPSDGPLPDLRMFLVPQEEYRIEDNWYVSGLAGTGSKDIVVDGAIVPEYRSISLIDAFNGHSPGRELYSDSPLYRVPFATILLFALAGPALGLARGAYSAFIERSKVRQVTYSAEKVSEQTPVHILIGEATYAMDAVDLLWERDLAEIARLTSEKHEFTMEERARYKRDVGLGIRACQEVTAKLAAASGAHGIFKSSPIQRAFRDAQAMTTHAALDPLQGASTMGRLELGLDAATALV